A segment of the Leptolyngbya sp. NIES-3755 genome:
CCAGGAAATAGTCGAATATTGCAGCTTATCTAAATCTCCGTCTCTACCTTCATCTTTGATTACTGGAACGATAGTAATCACTTTTGCTGCGTTGTAGGTGTTGTAGATTCTAGCAAAAGGATAGCTTCTCGATCGCTTTGGTGAAACCCATTTCGAGTATGCCAATTCCATGTCATCTGCCTGAATGATTCCATAAGCATTACATCGATTTACATCAAATTCTGCAAACGGAACTTTCGTTAAATTCTCAGTTAAGCAAGCTCGATACTTAACCCCTCGAATAAATCCAGTAAAATGTAGAACTTCGGTCATTTTCGAGCTTGGAAGAACAGACGTTTGATTCTACCTCAATCTTGGCAGACTTCTCAGATTCCATTGCCAATAAGAAAGGTAGGCAGCATTACGCCACCTACCTGAAGTGTAGATCAGACGGACAGAACCCATTAGGTTCCAGAAGTCCAGGAGTTGATGTACTCGGTTTGATCAGCGGTCAAGCTATCGATCGAGAAACCCATCGCTTGCAGTTTCAACCGTGCAATTTCTTGATCCAATTCGGTCGGAACCGGATAAACACCAGGCTCCAACTGTCCTTTGTTCTTGACGAGATATTCTGCTGCCAACGCTTGGTTTGCAAAGCTCATATCCATGACCGCGCTCGGATGTCCTTCTGCGGCTGCCAAGTTCACCAAGCGACCTTCCCCTAGAACAACCACGGATTTACCGGATTTCAAGGTGTACTCTTCAGTGAAGTTGCGAACGGTCTTCACATCAGAAGAACGCTCTTTCAGTGCTTCAAGGTCGATTTCGATATCGAAGTGACCAGAGTTACACACGATCGCGCCATCTTTCATCGCGTCGAAGTGTTCACCGCGAATCACATGCTTATTACCTGTGACGGTAATGAAGATATCGCCTTTCGATGCGGCTTCAGACATGGGCATCACCTGGAAACCATCCATCACAGCCTCGATCGCTGCTACTGGGCTGATTTCGGTGACGATCACGTTTGCACCTAAACCACGAGCACGATTCGCCGTTCCTTTACCGCACCAGCCGTATCCAGCAACGACGATCGTTTTACCTGCCAACAAAATGTTTGTTGCGCGGATAATTCCATCGAGGGTCGATTGTCCGGTTCCGTAACGGTTATCGAAGAAGTGCTTAGTTTCTGCGTCGTTGACGTTGACTGCCGGGAAGGTCAGCGCACCATCTTTGAGCATCGCTTGTAAGCGGACAACTCCAGTGGTGGTTTCTTCGGTCGTTCCGATCAAGTCTTCAAGCTGGTGTTTACGTTGTTGTACCAAAGTCGCAACCACATCACAACCATCGTCGATGATGATATTCGGACGATGATCCAGCGCGATTTGCACGTGCTTGTGATAGGTATCATTGTCTTCGCCTTTGATTGCGAAAACAGGAATTTCATAGTCTGCCACTAAGCTAGCAGCGACATCATCTTGGGTAGACAGTGGGTTAGAAGCAATCAGGATTGCATCGGCTCCACCTGCTTTGAGGGCGATCGCGAGATTTGCAGTCTCGGTCGTGACGTGACAGCACGCGACGAGTCTGATGCCTTCAAACGGTTTTTCTTGAGCGAAACGATCGCGGATTTGCTTCAACACTGGCATTTCCCGCCCAGCCCACTCAATCCGCTGTTTGCCAGCAGGTGCGAGGGCGAGGTCTTTGACTTCATATTTCAAACGGACGGGTGTTGCAGTCATGTAATTCTTCCTTACAGAGAGACATTAAGCGGAGTTTGTGAAAACCCCTTAACACGGTAACTTGCATTGCTCGATTCGATCCAGCGATCGAACGATTTTCTCGCAGGTCGAATCGCACAAGTTACCCCTCAATTTCAAACGAGTACCGAGTGAAGTCAAGGCTGGGTGTAAAGCTTGTTACTGGCTTCACAGGAGTTTTGTGGACACTCTACAGAAGCTTAACGTTTCTTTATAAAGAATGGACCATTTCGGGCAAATCAGATAATATAGTACACATATACCAACTAGCTGAAAACCGTCCCCAGTTGGTACGGCGATCGCGCATTAATCTATCCCGAGTCGTAGTTGATCTTCACTACAATAGAGAAGTAATGAATCCTCCTTTCTCCATGATGAATTTCGTTCCAGTTGGTCGGTTTTTCTCGATGGGCGATGGACGGGTTGGGCAGTATCTTTCGACTAGAGTTTTAAGTGTGAGGACTCCATTTCGGCGATATTCTCGATCGAATGATGTCTGTTATCTCGGCTTTGAGAAGTTGAGCCAAGCTCAGAAGTTCGCTCAATCGCTTGCGAGTTCAGGGTTACGGTTTACGGTTCAGAAGAGTCAAGTGCTGACTCAGTTCCCGTATGAAATCAAGTTGTACGGCGACACGGAGACAGCGAAGCGGCTGGCGTATTGGGATCGCAAAGATCACGATCGCGCCTCACAAAGATCTGTAATTGCGGCGTAGAAAACTACTTGAAATCGTAGCCGTTTTGCACTACAATTAGTACATGTGATTCAGGTTCTTGTTCCATGACGAAGCATTACATTCTTCAGCTTGATCCGAGCGCCAAGTATGAGTGGGATCGGTGTTCGCTTCGTGATCCGATTACTGCCGATCGACCAGAATTTGCTGGCTTGATCGCGCAGGCAGTTGGAGAGCTGCCCGGTTCGTATCTCGTGTCTGTCAAGATTGAAGTGCAAGTTCTAGAGCAAGCTGCACCGCAGTCTCAGAGAGAGCTTCCCCCGATTTCCGAGTTGTCATCCGAGCTTGCGACCCGCGTTCCGGTTTTGCAGGGTCGCGTCGCTTAAAGGCTTGAAAGGTTTGTTGTTGTTCGTAGTCGGTTGTCAGTTTTTGACCCGATGGCTACTGACCACTTATTATTTTCAGGAATGTCAGTCATGAAACTTCGTTTAGATCAATATCCCACCGCGATCGCTCAAGCGTCTCAGCACGTGAATGAATTGGAGCAGAAGATCGCTGAGGTTCGCTATCATATCGCTCGATTGGAAGGCAATGCCGATATGGTGGTGGCGTTTGAGACCGCACTGAAGAATGACAATCAGCGCAAGGCACGTCGCTTTGAAGTGCTGCAAGTGAATACCGAATATCAGAGAGCGATCGATGCCCTCAATCGCGCCACGACCGAGAAGGCGAATGCGTTTGCTCATCTAGAGCGGTTGCGGAATGAATTCAGCGTTGCCAAATTGGAAGCACGTTTAGCGATCGCGCAGCATTTGAGCGGATTAGAGTCGCGTGAATTGGTTGGCTTGTAATTCTTGTTGATTCTCGATTGATGTGCAGCAGTAGAGCACTTCTGGGTTCTACTGCTTTCTTATGAAAAAAAGACCTCCACCACTCACGGCAAGGTCGTTCAGTTGATTCAAGTTCTCAGGTCATAGATTAATCGAAAGGTGGATCGAATGCAAGAAAGAGTGGTGGTTGTGATTCGGGAGTTGATGAAACTACAAGGAGTCAGTATTCGGCAGATTTCAGCCAAAATTGCTGAAGAGCATGGTGGGAGCGCATTAGGCTACACGCAGCAGATTAATCGGATTCTCAATGATCCGAAATATGAACCGAGTTTCGCAACCGTGGAGAAGATTTTGTCTGCGTTGAAATTTTCGATGTGGCAATTGCCGTCGAATTTGAAAACGATTGAAGCTCGACTCGATCATCTAAGCGATGAAATTTCCGAGATCAAAGATACGATCACACAGATTAGTTTAGCGATCGAGGCGTTGAATAGCGATCGAATTACTAATCCTCATAATGATATCGAGCCTGTAAGAATTCAATGCGATCGACCTTCACAAGATAAACGAGTCGATCTTTCTCAGTAAGCCTACGTGACCAAACATTGCCGTTTTGATATTTTAATCGCTCAGGCTTTCCGTTCCTTCAAATGGAGTGCGCCCGACTTCTTCAACCAGTGCCAGGAGACGAAGCGCGATTTTACGATTAGTTTCTACCCAGAACGTCAAATCCTCTAGGAATCGTACATCAAAAACTAGCGATCGCGGAGTAGCGTTTGATTGTTCAGGATTATCGGATGGTTCATCAGGCTGAAAGCTTTTCTTCTTCGGCAAGTCTAAACTCCTGACGTAATTCATCCACGGTGCAAGGTTGATTGCCACCAGATTTTGCTCGTTCTAGCGCATCTAGTAAACGGGCTGCATTCGCATGTGAACTAAATAGATAGACAGTTTCGAGCAAGCTTTCAAGCTCTGAGGTCGAGATAATCGAAATGCTTTCAGATCCCTCACGAGTGATTTCAATGGGTTCTTTAGTCGCGATCGCTTCCTCACACAGTTGCTCAAAAGTCTCAGTAGCTTCGTGATAAGAAATTTGTTTTGCCATCGTTACAACTCCAGTGCGATGCTTCATTCTAGTGTAGGAAACCGCTGTGTCTTATTCGATCGTTTTCAATTTCCAGTCTTCTCCATCACGCGCTGCCAATCGCCAAATCTGTTTTTTATCGATCGTCTGACGTTGCAGATACAAATCAAAAGAATTGTCCGAAAGCCTGTCTTGTCGCTTGGGTAGGTTCAGGGTGAAATCATACTCGCCTTTGACACGATATCCCTCTAGACCCTCAATTCTCAGCGGAGATTGATCGGTGACTTTGACGCGATCGACAGTCACTTTAGGAGCCGCAGAAAGTTTAAGCTGCTGACTAATTTCTTGCTGAGTTTGATCGACTGAAATCGCGATCGCTTTTTTCAAGACGTTTCCTGGAACCGAATATCGCCCCCCACAGGCAACTAAGCCAACTGCTAGAACAATCGATAGGATAATCTGGATCAATCGTCTCACGGTCATAACTCCTATGTATAAGCAAGCGTTTGGGGTCGATGAGTCTCTCTACCGCTATATTCTCTCAAACTCGCAGCCAGAATCGGACATTTTTGCCCAACTTCGTGAAGAAACCGCACAGATGCCGCAAGCTCGAATGCAGATTTCGCCCGATCAAGGACAGTTCATGGCACTGTTAGTTCGATTGATGCAGGCAAAGAAAGCCTTAGAAGTGGGAGTTTTTACGGGATATAGTTCACTTTCGGTCGCAATGGCATTACCGCCAGATGGAACGCTGATTGCGTGTGATGTGAGCGAGGAATATACCGCGATCGCACGTCGATATTGGGCAATGGCAGGAGTCGCGGACAAGATCGATTTACGAATTGCACCGGCGATCAATACTCTCGATGAACTATTGAAGGATCAAGCTGGAACGTTCGATTTTGCCTTTATTGATGCGGACAAAGGGAACTATGCGAATTACTACGATCGAGCCATTCAACTGGTGCGATCGGGTGGACTCATTGCGATTGATAATGTTCTCTGGGCGGGACGAGTTGCAGACGAAACCGATCAAGACAAGATTACCAATACGATTCGTGCATTTAATACCAAAGT
Coding sequences within it:
- a CDS encoding hypothetical protein (similar to AA sequence:cyanobase_aa:LBDG_52460): MQERVVVVIRELMKLQGVSIRQISAKIAEEHGGSALGYTQQINRILNDPKYEPSFATVEKILSALKFSMWQLPSNLKTIEARLDHLSDEISEIKDTITQISLAIEALNSDRITNPHNDIEPVRIQCDRPSQDKRVDLSQ
- a CDS encoding prevent-host-death protein (similar to AA sequence:cyanobase_aa:Ava_2087), producing MAKQISYHEATETFEQLCEEAIATKEPIEITREGSESISIISTSELESLLETVYLFSSHANAARLLDALERAKSGGNQPCTVDELRQEFRLAEEEKLSA
- a CDS encoding caffeoyl-CoA O-methyltransferase (similar to AA sequence:cyanobase_aa:LBDG_00570), producing the protein MYKQAFGVDESLYRYILSNSQPESDIFAQLREETAQMPQARMQISPDQGQFMALLVRLMQAKKALEVGVFTGYSSLSVAMALPPDGTLIACDVSEEYTAIARRYWAMAGVADKIDLRIAPAINTLDELLKDQAGTFDFAFIDADKGNYANYYDRAIQLVRSGGLIAIDNVLWAGRVADETDQDKITNTIRAFNTKVAQDDRVIVSLLPIADGLTLALKR
- a CDS encoding hypothetical protein (hypothetical protein Npun_R0985;~similar to AA sequence:cyanobase_aa:LBDG_00560); its protein translation is MRRLIQIILSIVLAVGLVACGGRYSVPGNVLKKAIAISVDQTQQEISQQLKLSAAPKVTVDRVKVTDQSPLRIEGLEGYRVKGEYDFTLNLPKRQDRLSDNSFDLYLQRQTIDKKQIWRLAARDGEDWKLKTIE
- a CDS encoding addiction module toxin, Txe/YoeB (similar to AA sequence:cyanobase_aa:Ava_2088), with the protein product MPKKKSFQPDEPSDNPEQSNATPRSLVFDVRFLEDLTFWVETNRKIALRLLALVEEVGRTPFEGTESLSD
- a CDS encoding hypothetical protein (similar to AA sequence:cyanobase_aa:LBDG_52430), with product MMNFVPVGRFFSMGDGRVGQYLSTRVLSVRTPFRRYSRSNDVCYLGFEKLSQAQKFAQSLASSGLRFTVQKSQVLTQFPYEIKLYGDTETAKRLAYWDRKDHDRASQRSVIAA
- a CDS encoding hypothetical protein (similar to AA sequence:cyanobase_aa:LBDG_52450), which gives rise to MKLRLDQYPTAIAQASQHVNELEQKIAEVRYHIARLEGNADMVVAFETALKNDNQRKARRFEVLQVNTEYQRAIDALNRATTEKANAFAHLERLRNEFSVAKLEARLAIAQHLSGLESRELVGL
- a CDS encoding hypothetical protein (similar to AA sequence:cyanobase_aa:LBDG_52440); the protein is MTKHYILQLDPSAKYEWDRCSLRDPITADRPEFAGLIAQAVGELPGSYLVSVKIEVQVLEQAAPQSQRELPPISELSSELATRVPVLQGRVA
- a CDS encoding adenosylhomocysteinase (similar to AA sequence:cyanobase_aa:LBDG_52420), encoding MTATPVRLKYEVKDLALAPAGKQRIEWAGREMPVLKQIRDRFAQEKPFEGIRLVACCHVTTETANLAIALKAGGADAILIASNPLSTQDDVAASLVADYEIPVFAIKGEDNDTYHKHVQIALDHRPNIIIDDGCDVVATLVQQRKHQLEDLIGTTEETTTGVVRLQAMLKDGALTFPAVNVNDAETKHFFDNRYGTGQSTLDGIIRATNILLAGKTIVVAGYGWCGKGTANRARGLGANVIVTEISPVAAIEAVMDGFQVMPMSEAASKGDIFITVTGNKHVIRGEHFDAMKDGAIVCNSGHFDIEIDLEALKERSSDVKTVRNFTEEYTLKSGKSVVVLGEGRLVNLAAAEGHPSAVMDMSFANQALAAEYLVKNKGQLEPGVYPVPTELDQEIARLKLQAMGFSIDSLTADQTEYINSWTSGT